Proteins encoded together in one Lathyrus oleraceus cultivar Zhongwan6 chromosome 5, CAAS_Psat_ZW6_1.0, whole genome shotgun sequence window:
- the LOC127083874 gene encoding folylpolyglutamate synthase — protein sequence MAEGGDNGSPKSSPLTPYEEALEALSSLITKRTRVGDVNMEERFSVLFQYLKMLELEEAISNMKIIHVAGTKGKGSTCTFTESILRNCGFRNGLFTSPHLIDIRERFRLDGVEICEEKFLAYFWWCYDRLKEKTDDSVPMPTFFHFLALLAFKIFSEEQVDVCIMEVGLGGKYDATNVMQAPIVCGITSLGYDHMEILGNTLGEIAGEKAGIFKHRIPAFTVTQPDEAMNVLKDKASQLNVPLQVTAPLDVKLLSGLKLGLEGQHQYVNAGLAVALCSTWMNINGHLEETHLKQIQHTLPEQFVKGLATASLQGRAQIVRDEHINNEISNELFFFLDGAHSPESMEACARWFSLAIRDHNLTLFSQKPDPSKFSNEVVKTHGGEAQKSAQILLFNCMSVRDPQILLPHLMKTCADHGVYFKKALFVPGLSLYHKVGSHALTPTDSNIDLSWQFTLQKVWENLMQGNKGKNNGVASEDLTGMEMSVSNCEHSAVFSSLPLVINWLRDRVQQNKSTRFQVLVTGSIHLVGDVLKLIKK from the exons ATGGCCGAAG GAGGAGATAACGGGTCTCCAAAATCTTCGCCATTGACGCCATATGAAGAAGCATTGGAAGCCTTGTCATCTTTGATTACCAAACGCACTCGGGTTGGTGATGTCAACATGGAGGAGCGATTCAGCGTGCTATTTCAGTATTTAAAG ATGCTTGAGTTGGAGGAGGCAATTTCAAATATGAAGATTATTCATGTTGCTGGTACTAAAGGGAAG GGATCTACATGCACCTTCACAGAATCTATATTACGTAACTGTGGTTTTCGCAATGGGCTTTTCACTTCTCCTCATCTAATTGATATACGAGAAAGATTTCGTTTAGATGG TGTGGAAATCTGCGAAGAGAAATTTTTAGCATATTTCTGGTGGTGTTATGATAGACTAAAG GAAAAAACTGATGACAGTGTTCCTATGCCTACCTTTTTTCACTTCCTTGCTTTACTCGCCTTCAAGATATTTTCAGAAGAGCAG GTGGATGTTTGCATAATGGAGGTTGGGTTAGGTGGCAAATACGATGCAACAAATGTG ATGCAAGCACCTATTGTGTGTGGTATAACTTCTCTTGGGTATGACCACATGGAAATTCTTG GGAATACGCTTGGAGAAATTGCCGGTGAGAAGGCTGGAATCTTCAAG CATCGGATTCCTGCATTTACAGTGACTCAACCTGATGAAGCAATGAATGTACTTAAAGATAAGGCTTCTCAGTTGAAT GTACCTCTTCAAGTGACAGCCCCATTAGATGTCAAATTACTAAGTGGTTTAAAACTAGGGCTTGAAGGTCAGCACCAATATGTAAATGCAGGTCTTGCTGTTGCATTATGCTCTACATGGATGAATATAAATGGACATCTCGAAGAGACTCATTTGAAACAGATT CAACACACTTTGCCAGAGCAGTTCGTAAAAGGTTTAGCAACCGCAAGTCTGCAAGGAAGGGCTCAGATTGTTCGTGACGAACACATCAACAATGAAATATCAAATGAACTTTTCTTCTTTTTAGACGGGGCTCACAGTCCTGAGAGCATGGAAGCGTGTGCAAGGTGGTTTTCTCTTGCAATCAGAGACCATAACCTGACCTTGTTTTCTCAGAAACCTGATCCTTCCAAGTTCTCAAATGAAGTGGTGAAGACGCACGGAGGTGAAGCACAAAAATCTGCGCAG ATTTTGCTGTTCAATTGCATGTCTGTACGAGATCCTCAAATTCTTCTTCCTCACTTGATGAAAACTTGTGCTGATCATG GTGTGTACTTCAAGAAGGCACTATTTGTACCTGGTTTATCATTGTACCACAAAGTTGGATCCCATGCTTTAACACCAACTGATTCTAACATTGACCTGTCATGGCAGTTCACTCTACAAAAAGTGTGGGAAAATCTCATGCAAGGAAACAAAG GCAAGAATAACGGTGTGGCTTCTGAAGATTTAACTGGTATGGAAATGAGTGTCAGCAATTGCGAACACAGTGCAGTATTTTCGTCATTGCCGCTGGTTATCAATTGGCTTAGGGACAGAGTGCAACAGAACAAGTCAACTCGCTTTCAG GTCCTTGTAACTGGTTCTATACATCTTGTTGGTGACGTgttgaaattaatcaagaagtGA